A window from Schistosoma haematobium chromosome 3, whole genome shotgun sequence encodes these proteins:
- the CCT5_1 gene encoding T-complex protein 1 subunit epsilon, variant 2 (EggNog:ENOG410VA6Z~COG:O) translates to MATFPGRAQGQLAFDEYGRPFIILRDQEKKKRLCGIQAHKSHIMAAKTVAGTLRTSLGPKGLDKLLVSPDGDVTVTNDGRTILDKMDVEHEIAKLLVQLSRSQDDEIGDGTTGVVVLAGALLEQAEQLLDKGLHPIRIADGYELAAKHCLSTLEEISVQFEFSIENREPLIKTAMTTLGSKIVNRCQRMFAEMAVDAVLSVADLQRRDVDFELIKVEGKVGGRLEDSLLVKGVIVDKDFSHPQMPRSVENARLAILTCPFEPPKPKTKHNLFVSSTEDYHKLRDYEQKKFEEMVKRVKDTGANLVICQWGFDDEANHLLLREKLPAVRWVGGPEIELIAIATGGRIVPRFEELTKEKLGKAGVVRELSFGTTKERMLVIEQCENSKAVTCFIRGSSRMIVDEAKRSLHDALCVVRNLVRDSRVIAGGGACEIACSLSVAAEADKVEGLEQYAMRAFADALEAIPMALAENSGLPPIVTVSELKARQLCDHNPRLGVDCLNIGTNDMYHQNVLETLSSKRAQIMLAVQLCKMILKIDDIRVSVDEL, encoded by the exons TCGCACATAATGGCAGCGAAGACAGTAGCAGGGACTCTAAGAACATCTTTGGGTCCTAAGGGTTTAGACAAACTTCTTGTTAGTCCGGATGGAGATGTAACTGTTACTAACGATGGACGAACAATTCTTGACAAAATGGATGTGGAGCATGAAATTGCAAAATTACTTGTTCAACTTAGTAGGTCTCAAGATGATGAGATAGGAGATGGTACTACGGGTGTTGTTGTCCTCGCGGGTGCACTTTTAGAACAAGCTGAACAATTGCTTGACAAAGGTCTTCATCCGATTCGCATAGCAGATGGCTACGAATTAGCTGCAAAACATTGCCTTTCCACCCTAGAAGAGATCAGTGTTCAATTCGAATTTTCTATCGAAAATCGAGAACCTCTCATCAAAACTGCTATGACTACTCTTGGGTCAAAAAT CGTCAACCGTTGTCAAAGAATGTTTGCCGAAATGGCAGTCGATGCCGTTTTATCAGTTGCTGACTTGCAACGTCGTGATGTGGATTTTGAACTCATCAAAGTTGAGGGAAAAGTTGGTGGTAGACTTGAAGACTCATTGTTGGTGAAAGGCGTAATTGTTGACAAGGATTTTTCTCATCCTCAAATGCCGCGTTCAGTAGAAAATGCCAGACTGGCAATTCTTACGTGCCCTTTTGAACCACCTAAaccaaaaacaaaacataatttGTTTGTAAGCTCCACCGAGGACTACCATAAGTTACGAGATTACGAACAAAAGAAGTTCGAGGAAATGGTAAAAAG GGTCAAGGACACTGGTGCTAATTTGGTTATTTGTCAATGGGGTTTCGATGATGAAGCTAATCATTTACTTTTACGTGAGAAGCTACCTGCTGTTCGCTGGGTTGGTGGTCCTGAAATCGAGTTGATTGCCATTGCCACCGGTGGAAGAATTGTCCCCAGATTTGAGGAGTTAACCAAGGAAAAACTTGGGAAGGCGGGTGTGGTACGTGAACTTTCATTTGGCACTACCAAAGAACGTATGCTTGTAATTGAGCAGTGTGAAAACTCAAAAGCAGTGACCTGTTTTATACGCGGCAGTTCTCGAATGATTGTGGACGAAGCAAAACGTTCTTTACATGATGCTCTTTGTGTTGTTCGCAATTTG GTTCGCGACTCTCGAGTTATTGCCGGAGGTGGTGCCTGCGAAATTGCGTGTTCCTTGTCAGTTGCTGCTGAAGCTGACAAAGTTGAAGGTCTTGAGCAATATGCTATGCGAGCGTTTGCTGATGCTTTAGAGGCGATTCCAATGGCTTTAGCTGAGAATTCAGGTTTGCCACCAATTGTTACAGTTTCTGAACTAAAAGCACGGCAACTGTGCGACCATAATCCTCGTCTTGGAGTAGACTGTCTGAATATTGGTACTAATGATATGTATCATCAAAACGTCCTCGAAACGTTAAGTTCCAAGCGCGCTCAAATCATGCTAGCTGTTCAACTTTGCAAAATGATATTGAAAATTGACGATATTCGTGTTTCTGTGGATGAACTATAA